Part of the Paenarthrobacter sp. JL.01a genome is shown below.
TCGTAGAGGCGCGCACGCGTGAGCATCTTGGCCACGTGCGCTTCCTGGGTCCCCTCAGCCTTGATCGATTCCAGAGTACGCTCTGCAGCGCCCATGGCAATGCGGAGGAGCGTGACAGGGTAGATCACCATGTTCACGCCAACACTCTGGAGCTGGTCCACCGTGAAGAGGTCGCTTTTGCCGAACTCGGTCATGTTGGCCAGGATCGGTACGTCCACGGCGTCGCGGATGGCTTGGAACTCGCTCAAGTCACGCATGGCTTCCGGGAAGATCGCGTCCGCGCCGGCGTCCACCAGTGCTTTGGCGCGCTCCTGGGCAGCCTGCAGTCCATCGACGGCACGGATGTCGGTGCGGGCCATGATGAGGAAGTTCGGGTCCCGCCGCGCGTCGGCTGCCGCGCGGATGCGCTTAGCCGCGGTGTCGACGTCCACAACGTTCTTGCCGTCCAGGTGCCCGCAGCGCTTGGGGTTGAACTGGTCCTCGATATGGCAGCCGGCCAGGCCCGCGTTCTCGAGTTCCTGGATGGTGCGGGCGACGTTCATTGGCTCGCCGAATCCGGTGTCGGCGTCCACGATCGAGGGCAGCTCGGTCATGCGGGCGATCTGTCCGGCGCGGGTGGCCACCTCGGTGAGCGTGGTCAGGCCGATGTCGGGCAGGCCGAGATCGTTGGCCAGGACTGCGCCGGAGATGTAGACGCCGGCGAAGCCCTTCTCCTCAATCAGCCGGGCCGAGAGCGGGTTGAACGCACCGGGAAACTGCTGCACGGTTCCGGAGCTGAGCAGCTCCCTCAGGCGCAGCCTTTTCTGCTCGGGCGTGGTTGCGGAGTACAGCATTTAGAACAATCCCTTCGGAGCTGCCTGAAGGTCGATGACACCCGGAGCCGCGGTGATGTTGAGCTGGTCCAGTTCACCGGCTCCGAGTTCAGTGACGCGCTCGACGGCGGCGAGGAACCTTTCGATTTCCGCTTCCTCAACCAGACCGGCGGCCAGCGTACGGAACTTGTTGATGTATTGCTCGCGGGCGAAGGGCCGGGCACCGAGGGGGTGCGCGTCTGCTACTGCGATCTCATCGGTGATGACAGTGCCGTCCGTGAGCGTGATCTCCACGGAACCACCGAAGGCCTTCTCCGCGATGTCCAGCGAGTGGTAGCGGCGGGTCCATTCAGGGTCTTCGACCGTGGTGACCTTGTGCCAGAGTGCCACGGTGTCCGGGCGGGCAGCGCGTTCGGGAGCGTAGGAGTCCACGTGGTGCCAGGCGCCGTCCTGCAGGGCGACGGTGAAGATGTAGGGGATGGAGTGGTCCAGGGTTTCCCGGGAGGCGGTGGGTGAGTACTTCTGGGGATCGTTGGCGCCGGCGCCGATGACGTAGTGCGTGTGGTGGCTGGTCTTGATCAGCACCGAGGCCACGTTGGCCGGGTCCGTGGTTTCGGGGTGCTCGCGGTGCAGTTTGCGGGCGAGGTCGATCCACGCCTGCGCCTGGTATTCGGCGGAGTGCTCCTTGGTGTAGGTGTCCAGGATCGCGCGCTTGGCCTCACCGGGAAGCGGCAGCGGCACCTCGTAGGAAGCCTCGGGACCGTCCAGCATCCAGGCGATGACACCGTCCTCACCTTCATAGATCGGCACGGGGGAAGTCTGTCCGCGCATGGCACGGTCCACGGCTTCGACGGCCATCTTGCCTGCGAACGCCGGGGCGTGGGCCTTCCAGGTGGAGATCTCGCCCTTGCGGGACTGCCGTGTGGCGGTGGTGGTGTGCAGGGCCTGGCCGACGGACTGGAAGATCGTTTCGACGTCCAGGCCAAGGAGGGTTCCGATGCCGGCAGCGGCCGAGGGGCCAAGGTGGGCCACGTGGTCGATCTTGTGCTTGTGCAGGCAGATGGCCTTGACCAGGTTCACCTGGATTTCGTAGCCGGTAGCGATGGCCCGGACGAGGTCGGCACCGTTGGAACCGACGTGCTGGGCGACGGCCAGGATCGGCGGGATGTTGTCGCCCGGGTGGGAGTAGTCCGCAGCCAGGAAGGTGTCGTGGTAATCCAGTTCGCGCACGGCCACACCGTTTGCCCACGCGGCCCATTCCGGGGAAACCTGCTCGCTGATACCGAACACCGAGGCGCCCTTGCCGTTGGCGCTCGGTGCGTGGGTGAGGGCCTGCGCCCGGGCTGCAACGATCGGTGCCCTGTTGAGGGAAGCGATTGCCACGGAGGCGTTGTCGATGATCCGGTTGATCACCATGTCAGTGACCTCTGCCGTCACTGCTACGGGGTCGGCGGCGACCTCGGCGATCTTGTGGGCCAACTGCTCCTCGCGGGGCAGGTTCTCTTCGCTCTTGTAGACACGGACGTGGTTGTTCTTGACCATGGTGCTCCTTCTAGGCAGGGGTGTGGGTGGCTTTGAGGTGGGTGAGGCTGCGGTGCAGGTGAACCATCGTGGCGGCTTCGGCGAGTCGCGGATTGCCCGCGGCGATGGCCTCGGCGATGGCGGCATGCTCAGCGGCGGCAGCGTGGAGCCTTGCTGAATCGTCGGCGGCCATACGGCGGACGCGGACCAAGTGGACCCGCAGGCCACGCATGGCGTTGGCGAGGTAAGTATTGGAGACGGCGGCGTCGATGGCCTCGTCCAGCCGTCCCACGAGGTCGTAGTACTCATGGCGGGCGGGGTCGTCGTCGCTGATCAGTCCGGGGGCCTGCAGAAGTTGCGCCTGCAAGCGGGCAAAGATGCCCGGTTCGCCGCGCTGTGCCGCGAGGGAAGCGGCCCTGACTTCGAGGGTTTCGCGCAGTTCGAACAGTTCGTCGATGCTGTCCAGTGAGATATCGGTGACGACGACGCCCCGGCCGCCCGCCGCCGTCAGGCCTTCAGCGGTGAGTCGGCCCAACGCCTCCCGGACCGGGGTTCGTGAGACTCCAAGCCGTTCGGATTGTTCCACTTCGGCGAGGACCGTACCCGGTGGCAGGCGCCATTCAAGGATGTCCTCACGAAGGGCCGTGTAAGCCCGATCACTGGCGCGCATGCCTTCAGTGTATACACAGAGCCTGCTTGAGGCCAGTGTTTTTCAATTCTTGCGGGTTTGTGTATACATTCGCCGCATCAGTTCCGGTTCCAGCCGTACTCGTTCTCCGGCCGCCCGGGAGTGCCGTAGCGAGGCGCCCTGGTTACTGTTCCGGCGTCGGCAAGGTACTCCAGGTACCGTCGGGCCGTCACCCTGGACATGCCCAGCGCGTCCATGACTTCGCTGGCGGAGACAGCATCCTGCCGCGCCCGCACGAGGTCCTTCACCGCTTCCAGCGTCGAACCGGAAAGGCCTTTGGGCAGCGGCAGTTCGGTGGGAGCGCGGAGGCTGGCGAACGCCTGGTCCACATCGCTTTGCGACGCGCCGGCCTTGGAGATCCCGGACAGTGAACCTGCCAGCTGTTCCCGGAACGTCCTGTAGCTGCGGAGCTTGTCGGCAAACGTTGCGTACGTGAAGGGCTTGATGAGGTACTGCACGACGCCGATGGAGACGGCGCTGCGGACGATGTTCAGTTCGCGCACAGCGGTGATGGCGATGATGTCGGCAAAGACGCCCGCAGAGCGCATCCGGCGTGCGACATCAAGGCCGTGCAGGTCCGGAAGGTTCATGTCCAACAGGACCAGGTCAACAGGGGAGCCTGAGGCCGCGAACTCGCCGAGGATCCGCAGCGCCGATTGTCCATCCGGCGCTGTTCCCACCAGGGTGAACCCGTCCAAACGGCCCACGTAGACCGAATGTGCATCCGATGCTATGGGCTCGTCTTCGACAACCAGGACGCGGATCTCTGTCATGCTTTCTCTTCCTCCGGAACGGGCGCGGGCAGCACAACATGGAACTGCGCGCCGCCGGGATTGCTGATGGTCATCGTACCGTTGAGTCGCTGGACGGCCTGCCGCACCAAGGCCAGGCCAACGCCCCGGCCATGGGCGCCGCCGCCGGTACCATCGGGGGACTTGGTGCTGAATCCGTACTGCAGTACGTCGTCGATCGACGCCGGATCGATGCCGCCGCCCGAATCGCGGATCGTGAATTCGACGGCGGCAGCACCGGCGTCGACCTCCAACTCAACCTGCCTCGGGAAATCGCCGGCGGCCGCGGCGTCGATCGCGTTGTCCAGCAGGTTTCCCAGAATGGTGACCAGATCCTGGATCTCCAGCCCCCGGACACCGCCGCTGCCCGAGGTTCGGACCACCAGTTCCACGCCACGCTCGTGCGCTTCGGCTGCCTTGCCCATCACCAACGCGCTCATCACGGGTTCGTCCACCGACGCCACCATGTCATCGGTGAGTTGTTGGCTCAGCTCCAGGTCCTTGGTGGCAAAGTCCAGGGCCTGCGGGGTGCGGCCCAGTTCCAGCAAAGAAACAATCATGTGCAGCCGGTTGGCATGTTCATGGGTCTGGGCACGCAGGGCATCCGAGAGTGTTTTCATTGTCTGCAGTTCGGTGCCGAGGGACTCGATTTCCGTGCGGTCCCTGATGGTCGCCACGGTGCCGTAGACCGCCGGTCTCTGCCGGCCGCGGGCCGGAACCGGGCCGACGGCCGGGGCCTGGTTAACCACCAAAATACGGGATCCGGTGAGGTGGATCTCGTCGTGCGCGGGCCTGCCGGATTCAAAGAGTGTCCGCAGGCTGCCGTCGAAGGGAAGCTCCGCCAGCTTCGGGGCGGCCTCAGGTGAGCGGTCGGCGTCGGAGGGTTCCAATCCCAGCAATTCCGCAGCTTGGTCGTTGTACATCACGGCTTTGCCGCGGGTGTCGAAGAGGATCACGCCTTCACGCACCGAGTGCAGCACCGATTCGTAGTAGGCGAAGAGTTGCGCCAGTTGCTCCGGCCCCCAACCGCGGGTGACCGAACGCAGGTAGCGTCCCAGGAGCCAGGCAGCAAAAGACCCAAAAGCCAACACCACCAAGGCGATGCCACCAATGACACCCAGCCGGTCAGCCACGTCGGTATCGACCGTACGGACCGTGACTCCGGCGGCGACCAAAGCTTTGATGGAACCATCCGCAGCCCTGACGGGTGCGATGGTGCGGACCGAAGGGCCCAGCGTCCCGGCCGTGACTTCCGTGAACGTCTCACCCCGCAACGCAGGATCGATGGTTCCGATGTAGGGCTTGCCCAGTTCCTCGGTCCGGGGGTGGGTCCAGCGGGTGCGGTCCGTTGCCATGATCGTGATGAAGTCGGCATCGGCGTCGTGCATGACCTTCAATGCATAGGGCTGAAGGACTTCCGAGGGGTTGACGGTGGAAGCCGCGTCGAGCACCAAAGGGTTGTTCGCGATGGACGTGGCAAGGGCCAGCATTCTCCCGCCCGCGTTGTCGTAGGCCCTGTCCCTGGCCTCAACCACGGAAAAGGTCCCGAAGACCGCCGTCATCACCAGGACGAACAGCAGGTTTGCCACAAACAAACGTCGGGCAATGCTCCAGCTGTGAAACACAAGGACCTCCATGACCAATATGACCGCAACGGTGATGTATGTCACCCACGGCTCAATGATGGATATCACACAAGGGCAGCGGATTGGACATCAGTGCAGGACCGCAGCGCCTTACACAGTATCCAGAAGGAGAATCCCATGACCTCTCAACGAGGAGAGTCGGCAGTAGCTGCCAAAAGTGGACGCAAGGGACTCGACAAGTCGCATTACCTGTACATCGCGGTCATCCTGGCCGTCGTGCTAGGCGCTGTCGTCGGACTCTTGTTCCCGGAGGTCGGAAAGTCACTCAAGCCATTGGGGGACGGTTTCATCAAGCTCATCAAGATGATGAT
Proteins encoded:
- a CDS encoding sensor histidine kinase; this translates as MFHSWSIARRLFVANLLFVLVMTAVFGTFSVVEARDRAYDNAGGRMLALATSIANNPLVLDAASTVNPSEVLQPYALKVMHDADADFITIMATDRTRWTHPRTEELGKPYIGTIDPALRGETFTEVTAGTLGPSVRTIAPVRAADGSIKALVAAGVTVRTVDTDVADRLGVIGGIALVVLAFGSFAAWLLGRYLRSVTRGWGPEQLAQLFAYYESVLHSVREGVILFDTRGKAVMYNDQAAELLGLEPSDADRSPEAAPKLAELPFDGSLRTLFESGRPAHDEIHLTGSRILVVNQAPAVGPVPARGRQRPAVYGTVATIRDRTEIESLGTELQTMKTLSDALRAQTHEHANRLHMIVSLLELGRTPQALDFATKDLELSQQLTDDMVASVDEPVMSALVMGKAAEAHERGVELVVRTSGSGGVRGLEIQDLVTILGNLLDNAIDAAAAGDFPRQVELEVDAGAAAVEFTIRDSGGGIDPASIDDVLQYGFSTKSPDGTGGGAHGRGVGLALVRQAVQRLNGTMTISNPGGAQFHVVLPAPVPEEEKA
- a CDS encoding response regulator, with amino-acid sequence MTEIRVLVVEDEPIASDAHSVYVGRLDGFTLVGTAPDGQSALRILGEFAASGSPVDLVLLDMNLPDLHGLDVARRMRSAGVFADIIAITAVRELNIVRSAVSIGVVQYLIKPFTYATFADKLRSYRTFREQLAGSLSGISKAGASQSDVDQAFASLRAPTELPLPKGLSGSTLEAVKDLVRARQDAVSASEVMDALGMSRVTARRYLEYLADAGTVTRAPRYGTPGRPENEYGWNRN
- a CDS encoding MmgE/PrpD family protein, coding for MVKNNHVRVYKSEENLPREEQLAHKIAEVAADPVAVTAEVTDMVINRIIDNASVAIASLNRAPIVAARAQALTHAPSANGKGASVFGISEQVSPEWAAWANGVAVRELDYHDTFLAADYSHPGDNIPPILAVAQHVGSNGADLVRAIATGYEIQVNLVKAICLHKHKIDHVAHLGPSAAAGIGTLLGLDVETIFQSVGQALHTTTATRQSRKGEISTWKAHAPAFAGKMAVEAVDRAMRGQTSPVPIYEGEDGVIAWMLDGPEASYEVPLPLPGEAKRAILDTYTKEHSAEYQAQAWIDLARKLHREHPETTDPANVASVLIKTSHHTHYVIGAGANDPQKYSPTASRETLDHSIPYIFTVALQDGAWHHVDSYAPERAARPDTVALWHKVTTVEDPEWTRRYHSLDIAEKAFGGSVEITLTDGTVITDEIAVADAHPLGARPFAREQYINKFRTLAAGLVEEAEIERFLAAVERVTELGAGELDQLNITAAPGVIDLQAAPKGLF
- the prpB gene encoding methylisocitrate lyase, translated to MLYSATTPEQKRLRLRELLSSGTVQQFPGAFNPLSARLIEEKGFAGVYISGAVLANDLGLPDIGLTTLTEVATRAGQIARMTELPSIVDADTGFGEPMNVARTIQELENAGLAGCHIEDQFNPKRCGHLDGKNVVDVDTAAKRIRAAADARRDPNFLIMARTDIRAVDGLQAAQERAKALVDAGADAIFPEAMRDLSEFQAIRDAVDVPILANMTEFGKSDLFTVDQLQSVGVNMVIYPVTLLRIAMGAAERTLESIKAEGTQEAHVAKMLTRARLYELVDYEAYNQFDTGVFNFQVPGVR
- a CDS encoding GntR family transcriptional regulator, which translates into the protein MRASDRAYTALREDILEWRLPPGTVLAEVEQSERLGVSRTPVREALGRLTAEGLTAAGGRGVVVTDISLDSIDELFELRETLEVRAASLAAQRGEPGIFARLQAQLLQAPGLISDDDPARHEYYDLVGRLDEAIDAAVSNTYLANAMRGLRVHLVRVRRMAADDSARLHAAAAEHAAIAEAIAAGNPRLAEAATMVHLHRSLTHLKATHTPA